In a single window of the Rattus norvegicus strain BN/NHsdMcwi chromosome 6, GRCr8, whole genome shotgun sequence genome:
- the Dlk1 gene encoding protein delta homolog 1 isoform X1, with product MIATGALLRVLLLLLAFGHSTYGAECDPACDPQHGFCEADNVCRCEPGWEGPLCEKCVTSPGCVNGLCEEPWQCVCKEGWDGKFCEIDIRACTSTPCANNGTCVDLEKGQYECSCTPGFSGKDCQHKAGPCVINGSPCQHGGACVDDEGRASHASCLCPPGFSGNFCEIVTNSCTPNPCENDGVCTDIGGDFRCRCPAGFVDKTCSRPVSNCASGPCLNGGTCLQHTQPEHHILKVSMKELNKSAPLLTEGQAICFTILGVLTSLVVLGTVAIVFLNKCEAWVSNLRYNHMLRKKKNLLLQYNSGEELAVNIIFPEKIDMTTFNKEAGDEDI from the exons ATGATCGCGACCGGAGCCCTCCTGCGCGTCCTCTTGCTCCTGCTGGCTTTCGGCCACAGCACCTATG ggGCTGAGTGCGACCCGGCCTGTGACCCTCAGCATGGATTCTGTGAGGCTGACAATGTCTGCAG GTGTGAGCCTGGCTGGGAGGGCCCCCTGTGTGAGAAGTGCGTAACCTCCCCTGGCTGTGTTAATGGACTCTGTGAAGAACCATGGCAGTGTGTCTGCAAGGAAGGCTGGGACGGGAAATTCTGCGAAATAG ATATTCGGGCTTGCACCTCTACCCCCTGCGCCAACAATGGGACTTGCGTGGACCTCGAGAAAGGCCAGTACGAATGCTCCTGCACCCCTGGATTCTCTGGAAAGGACTGTCAGCACAAGGCTGGGCCCTGCGTGATCAATGG TTCTCCCTGCCAGCACGGAGGCGCCTGCGTGGATGATGAGGGCCGGGCCTCGCATGCTTCCTGCCTGTGCCCCCCTGGCTTCTCGGGCAACTTCTGTGAGATCGTGACCAACAGCTGTACCCCTAACCCATGCGAGAACGATGGCGTCTGCACCGACATCGGGGGCGACTTCCGTTGCCGCTGCCCAGCTGGATTCGTCGACAAGACCTGCAGCCGTCCGGTGAGCAACTGCGCCAGTGGCCCGTGCCTGAACGGGGGCACCTGCCTCCAGCACACCCAG CCCGAGCACCACATCCTGAAGGTGTCCATGAAAGAGCTCAACAAGAGTGCCCCTCTCCTCACCGAGGGACAGGCCATCTGCTTCACCATCCTGGGCGTGCTCACCAGCCTGGTTGTGCTGGGCACCGTGGCCATCGTCTTTCTCAACAAGTGCGAGGCCTGGGTGTCCAACCTGCGCTACAACCACATGCTTCGCAAGAAGAAGAACCTGCTGTTGCAGTACAACAGCGGCGAGGAGCTGGCGGTCAATATCATCTTCCCGGAGAAGATCGACATGACCACCTTCAACAAGGAGGCTGGTGATGAGGATATCTAA
- the Dlk1 gene encoding protein delta homolog 1 isoform X2 — MIATGALLRVLLLLLAFGHSTYGAECDPACDPQHGFCEADNVCRCEPGWEGPLCEKCVTSPGCVNGLCEEPWQCVCKEGWDGKFCEIDIRACTSTPCANNGTCVDLEKGQYECSCTPGFSGKDCQHKAGPCVINGSPCQHGGACVDDEGRASHASCLCPPGFSGNFCEIVTNSCTPNPCENDGVCTDIGGDFRCRCPAGFVDKTCSRPVSNCASGPCLNGGTCLQHTQAICFTILGVLTSLVVLGTVAIVFLNKCEAWVSNLRYNHMLRKKKNLLLQYNSGEELAVNIIFPEKIDMTTFNKEAGDEDI, encoded by the exons ATGATCGCGACCGGAGCCCTCCTGCGCGTCCTCTTGCTCCTGCTGGCTTTCGGCCACAGCACCTATG ggGCTGAGTGCGACCCGGCCTGTGACCCTCAGCATGGATTCTGTGAGGCTGACAATGTCTGCAG GTGTGAGCCTGGCTGGGAGGGCCCCCTGTGTGAGAAGTGCGTAACCTCCCCTGGCTGTGTTAATGGACTCTGTGAAGAACCATGGCAGTGTGTCTGCAAGGAAGGCTGGGACGGGAAATTCTGCGAAATAG ATATTCGGGCTTGCACCTCTACCCCCTGCGCCAACAATGGGACTTGCGTGGACCTCGAGAAAGGCCAGTACGAATGCTCCTGCACCCCTGGATTCTCTGGAAAGGACTGTCAGCACAAGGCTGGGCCCTGCGTGATCAATGG TTCTCCCTGCCAGCACGGAGGCGCCTGCGTGGATGATGAGGGCCGGGCCTCGCATGCTTCCTGCCTGTGCCCCCCTGGCTTCTCGGGCAACTTCTGTGAGATCGTGACCAACAGCTGTACCCCTAACCCATGCGAGAACGATGGCGTCTGCACCGACATCGGGGGCGACTTCCGTTGCCGCTGCCCAGCTGGATTCGTCGACAAGACCTGCAGCCGTCCGGTGAGCAACTGCGCCAGTGGCCCGTGCCTGAACGGGGGCACCTGCCTCCAGCACACCCAG GCCATCTGCTTCACCATCCTGGGCGTGCTCACCAGCCTGGTTGTGCTGGGCACCGTGGCCATCGTCTTTCTCAACAAGTGCGAGGCCTGGGTGTCCAACCTGCGCTACAACCACATGCTTCGCAAGAAGAAGAACCTGCTGTTGCAGTACAACAGCGGCGAGGAGCTGGCGGTCAATATCATCTTCCCGGAGAAGATCGACATGACCACCTTCAACAAGGAGGCTGGTGATGAGGATATCTAA
- the Dlk1 gene encoding protein delta homolog 1 precursor has product MIATGALLRVLLLLLAFGHSTYGAECDPACDPQHGFCEADNVCRCEPGWEGPLCEKCVTSPGCVNGLCEEPWQCVCKEGWDGKFCEIDIRACTSTPCANNGTCVDLEKGQYECSCTPGFSGKDCQHKAGPCVINGSPCQHGGACVDDEGRASHASCLCPPGFSGNFCEIVTNSCTPNPCENDGVCTDIGGDFRCRCPAGFVDKTCSRPVSNCASGPCLNGGTCLQHTQVSFECLCKPPFMGPTCAKKRGTSPVQVTHLPSGYGLTYRLTPGVHELPVQQPEHHILKVSMKELNKSAPLLTEGQAICFTILGVLTSLVVLGTVAIVFLNKCEAWVSNLRYNHMLRKKKNLLLQYNSGEELAVNIIFPEKIDMTTFNKEAGDEDI; this is encoded by the exons ATGATCGCGACCGGAGCCCTCCTGCGCGTCCTCTTGCTCCTGCTGGCTTTCGGCCACAGCACCTATG ggGCTGAGTGCGACCCGGCCTGTGACCCTCAGCATGGATTCTGTGAGGCTGACAATGTCTGCAG GTGTGAGCCTGGCTGGGAGGGCCCCCTGTGTGAGAAGTGCGTAACCTCCCCTGGCTGTGTTAATGGACTCTGTGAAGAACCATGGCAGTGTGTCTGCAAGGAAGGCTGGGACGGGAAATTCTGCGAAATAG ATATTCGGGCTTGCACCTCTACCCCCTGCGCCAACAATGGGACTTGCGTGGACCTCGAGAAAGGCCAGTACGAATGCTCCTGCACCCCTGGATTCTCTGGAAAGGACTGTCAGCACAAGGCTGGGCCCTGCGTGATCAATGG TTCTCCCTGCCAGCACGGAGGCGCCTGCGTGGATGATGAGGGCCGGGCCTCGCATGCTTCCTGCCTGTGCCCCCCTGGCTTCTCGGGCAACTTCTGTGAGATCGTGACCAACAGCTGTACCCCTAACCCATGCGAGAACGATGGCGTCTGCACCGACATCGGGGGCGACTTCCGTTGCCGCTGCCCAGCTGGATTCGTCGACAAGACCTGCAGCCGTCCGGTGAGCAACTGCGCCAGTGGCCCGTGCCTGAACGGGGGCACCTGCCTCCAGCACACCCAGGTGAGCTTCGAGTGTCTGTGCAAGCCCCCGTTCATGGGTCCCACATGCGCGAAGAAGCGCGGGACCAGCCCCGTGCAGGTCACCCACCTACCCAGCGGCTACGGGCTCACCTACCGCCTGACCCCCGGGGTGCACGAGCTACCTGTCCAGCAGCCCGAGCACCACATCCTGAAGGTGTCCATGAAAGAGCTCAACAAGAGTGCCCCTCTCCTCACCGAGGGACAGGCCATCTGCTTCACCATCCTGGGCGTGCTCACCAGCCTGGTTGTGCTGGGCACCGTGGCCATCGTCTTTCTCAACAAGTGCGAGGCCTGGGTGTCCAACCTGCGCTACAACCACATGCTTCGCAAGAAGAAGAACCTGCTGTTGCAGTACAACAGCGGCGAGGAGCTGGCGGTCAATATCATCTTCCCGGAGAAGATCGACATGACCACCTTCAACAAGGAGGCTGGTGATGAGGATATCTAA